One Coffea arabica cultivar ET-39 chromosome 5c, Coffea Arabica ET-39 HiFi, whole genome shotgun sequence DNA window includes the following coding sequences:
- the LOC113687451 gene encoding uncharacterized protein codes for MPRSSRTGELIYDVEVEKAARKRRQKTKRRKEGHLFIANESVEDEISMANTQTLKELAAPELTHQPLCITFPTLAENTAFELKSGLIHLLPSFHGLSGEEPHKHVKEFEVVCSSMKPPGVTEEQIRLRAFPFSLKDAAKDWLYYLSAGSITTWAQLKKKFLEKFFPASRAASLRKEICSIKQYPGESLYDYWERFNKLCTRCPQHQISEQLLIQYFYEGLQTSDRSIIDAASGGVLANKTPREAWLLIESMAENSQQFGFRESNPTRRVNEVETTSIQQQLSELTSVVRQLAVGNVPQVKACGICTNMGHPTDSCLLLQENGAEQVNMAGGVPAPRRQYDPYSNTYNPGWRDHPNFSYGDRPQNAFSNRPPGFQQPWQQKSQSSFSSSESSLEEIVKSLATTTTQLQQETRSLLASTIQFQQDTKAGMKDMEIRMSQMATAINRLESHVYGKLPSQPETNPKNVSAMTLRSGKEVEGPKLVNSKSRNEEEIEKEIEEKGRIREESKVPKYAKFLKDLCVNKRKLRGDERVMVGENVSAVLQRKLPPK; via the exons ATGCCCCGTTCTTCTCGCACAGGTGAATTGATATACGACGTGGAGGTTGAGAAAGCAGCGCGTAAGCGGAGGCAAAAGACCAAGAGACGAAAAGAAGGGCACTTATTTATTGCAAACGAGTCAGTAGAAGACGAAATAAGCATGGCCAACACCCAAACATTAAAGGAGCTGGCTGCCCCGGAACTGACTCACCAGCCCTTGTGCATCACGTTCCCCACTTTGGCTGAGAATACGGCTTTCGAACTGAAGTCGGGGTTGATTCACCTCTTACCTTCTTTCCATGGTCTCTCTGGTGAAGAACCCCACAAACACGTCAAGGAGTTCGAGGTGGTGTGCTCTAGTATGAAACCTCCTGGGGTCACTGAAGAGCAAATTAGACTGAGAGCCTTCCCTTTTTCCCTCAAGGATGCAGCGAAGGATTGGTTATACTACCTATCCGCAGGTAGTATCACAACATGGGCCCAACTTAAgaagaaatttttggaaaaattcttccCTGCCTCCCGAGCTGCAagtctaagaaaagaaatatgtaGTATTAAACAGTATCCCGGGGAGTCCCTATATGATTATTGGGAAAGGTTCAATAAGTTGTGCACTAGATGCCCACAGcatcaaattagtgaacaaCTATTGATCCAATACTTTTATGAGGGACTACAGACGTCCGACAGGAGTATCATTGATGCAGCAAGTGGGGGAGTATTAGCAAACAAAACACCAAGGGAAGCATGGCTACTCATTGAGTCGATGGCAGAAAATTCTCAACAGTTTGGCTTCCGTGAGAGTAACCCTACCCGTAGGGTTAATGAGGTGGAGACGACATCTATTCAGCAACAGTTGTCGGAGCTAACATCCGTTGTTCGACAATTAGCTGTGGGAAATGTGccccaagtaaaagcctgtgGAATCTGCACAAATATGGGCCACCCTACTGACTCATGTCTTCTGTTGCAAGAGAATGGGGCTGAACAAGTGAACATGGCTGGAGGCGTGCCCGCGCCTCGTAGACAGTACGATCCATACTCCAACACATATAATCCGGGTTGGAGAGATCACCCCAATTTCAGCTATGGTGATAGGCCACAAAATGCATTCTCTAATCGTCCACCAGGATTTCAGCAACCTTGGCAACAGAAGTCTCAATCCTCGTTCTCCAGCTCAGAAAGTTCTTTGGAGGAAATTGTCAAGAGTTTGGCCACGACCACCACTCAACTCCAGCAAGAGACTAGGTCCTTGCTCGCGAGCACTATTCAGTTCCAACAGGACACCAAAGCAGGCATGAAGGACATGGAGATTCGAATGAGTCAAATGGCAACTGCCATTAACCGCCTAGAGTCCCATGTCTATGGAAAATTGCCATCACAACCCGAGACAAATCCCAAGAATGTAAGTGCCATGACATTAAGGAGTGGAAAAGAGGTGGAGGGACCTAAGTTGGTAAATTCGAAGagcagaaatgaagaggaaatcGAGAAGGAGATTGAAGAGAAAGGACGCATTCGCGAAGAGTCTAAG GTACCCAAGTAcgcaaagttcttgaaagacttGTGCGTtaacaaaagaaagctaaggggTGATGAAAGAGTGatggtaggagagaatgtatcaGCTGTACTTCAAAGGAAACTCCCACCCAAATAG